One region of Candidatus Saccharibacteria bacterium genomic DNA includes:
- a CDS encoding phage holin family protein gives MTAINNKQGFLYSYMLRWFVCSLGLWVAAGLLQGSVNYQNRISVVVGAGALLALINAFLKPLLVLLSLPAILLTLGLFMLVINGATVYLASKLYSPLQIDSFGVAILTGVIIGLINYLVSAILDKPST, from the coding sequence ATGACCGCTATTAACAACAAACAGGGCTTTCTGTACTCCTATATGCTCCGGTGGTTTGTTTGCAGCTTGGGACTGTGGGTTGCCGCTGGGTTGCTTCAGGGGTCAGTCAACTATCAGAACCGAATCAGTGTTGTCGTGGGAGCGGGGGCACTTCTGGCACTTATAAACGCCTTTCTTAAACCGTTGCTGGTGCTACTAAGCCTTCCTGCTATTTTGCTAACCCTAGGGCTGTTTATGTTGGTTATAAACGGTGCAACGGTCTACCTGGCTAGTAAACTGTACTCCCCACTCCAGATTGATAGTTTCGGGGTTGCTATTTTGACGGGAGTTATTATTGGACTAATTAATTACCTTGTATCCGCGATTTTAGATAAGCCCTCAACGTAA
- the ligA gene encoding NAD-dependent DNA ligase LigA gives MPKTHAPQAVLERAQKLRELIDDYRYKYHVLDISSMSEAAADSLKHELSLLEEQYPDLVRPDSPTQRVAGKALDSFAKVAHRVPMISLQDVFNRQEIAAWVKRIDKILPGDKHEFFCDVKMDGLACALIYENGVLVQAVTRGDSRVGEDVTMNVRTIQNVPLRLRNEVKFSHFLQGRTEIRGEIIMTKANFAALNEQQIATGKPKFANPRNLAAGTIRQLNPRLVAERPLNFRGYDVLRDDPSEIPTFQIAYEALGALGITRSTDAQVVSGIDGIMTYADTWEAKRHELPYNTDGLVIKVDDRNRYAELGVVGKTPRGAVAYKYAAEEATTVVKDIVISIGRTGAATPVAVFDPVQVAGTTVQHASLHNADEIARLDIRRGDTVIIFKAGDIIPQVERVLTELRPSTSQIINYAAELARQYPELEFERAVGEVVYRVKGATSDLILKRSIEHFASKGALDIDTLGEKNVVALVDAGYIKDLADIYTLEKDQLLKIDRFAEVSAQKLINAVQAKKTPPLERFLYGLGIRHVGIQTAIDLVKSFGSLESLAKAQLEELLSVDGVGEVVAESITAWFADEDNLALLNKFNSLEVVPHYEAKSGKFANMSFAVTGTLKSMSRDAAADRIRALGGTFQSSVGKDTTYLVAGGNIGASKRKKAVAYGTKILSEGEFLALL, from the coding sequence ATGCCTAAAACTCACGCTCCCCAGGCAGTACTTGAGCGTGCCCAAAAGCTGAGAGAGCTTATTGACGACTACCGCTACAAATACCACGTTCTTGACATATCTAGTATGAGCGAGGCGGCGGCCGATAGTTTGAAGCACGAACTGTCTCTGCTCGAGGAACAGTATCCGGACTTAGTCAGGCCAGACAGTCCGACGCAACGCGTCGCCGGTAAGGCACTTGATTCATTTGCTAAAGTTGCTCACCGTGTGCCAATGATTAGTTTGCAAGATGTGTTTAACCGGCAGGAAATAGCAGCGTGGGTCAAACGAATTGATAAAATTCTACCTGGCGACAAACACGAGTTTTTTTGCGATGTGAAAATGGATGGCCTTGCCTGTGCGCTAATCTACGAAAACGGCGTCCTTGTCCAAGCCGTAACCCGCGGCGATAGTCGCGTTGGCGAAGACGTAACCATGAACGTCCGCACCATCCAAAACGTCCCCCTTCGACTGCGTAACGAAGTGAAATTTTCTCATTTTCTCCAGGGGCGCACAGAAATCCGCGGTGAAATAATTATGACAAAAGCCAATTTTGCAGCACTAAATGAGCAACAAATAGCTACTGGCAAGCCCAAATTTGCGAACCCGCGTAACCTTGCGGCTGGCACGATTCGTCAGCTAAACCCTCGTCTTGTTGCCGAGCGACCACTGAACTTTCGAGGCTACGATGTGCTTCGAGATGACCCGAGTGAAATTCCAACTTTCCAAATTGCTTACGAAGCGCTGGGCGCCCTCGGTATAACCCGTAGCACTGACGCGCAAGTTGTGAGCGGCATTGACGGCATAATGACATATGCAGATACTTGGGAAGCAAAACGTCACGAGCTACCATACAACACAGATGGCCTTGTAATAAAAGTTGACGACCGAAACAGATACGCGGAGCTAGGTGTCGTCGGCAAAACACCGCGCGGAGCGGTTGCTTACAAATACGCCGCAGAAGAAGCGACTACCGTTGTCAAAGATATTGTTATTTCCATAGGCCGAACCGGCGCCGCAACACCAGTTGCGGTATTTGACCCGGTACAAGTCGCGGGAACAACGGTTCAGCATGCTTCACTGCATAATGCCGACGAAATTGCCCGGCTAGACATTAGGCGCGGTGATACCGTCATAATATTTAAAGCCGGTGACATTATCCCTCAGGTGGAGCGCGTACTTACTGAATTGCGTCCATCGACTTCTCAGATAATCAACTACGCCGCGGAGCTCGCGCGCCAATACCCTGAGCTTGAATTTGAACGGGCGGTCGGCGAGGTTGTCTACCGTGTAAAAGGAGCCACCTCGGACCTGATTTTAAAGCGCTCCATCGAGCATTTCGCCTCCAAGGGCGCGCTAGATATTGATACGCTTGGCGAAAAAAACGTTGTTGCCTTAGTGGACGCCGGATATATCAAAGATCTCGCAGATATTTATACCCTAGAAAAAGACCAGTTGCTTAAAATTGACCGATTCGCCGAAGTTTCTGCTCAAAAGTTAATTAACGCAGTCCAGGCCAAAAAAACCCCTCCCCTCGAACGTTTTCTCTACGGCCTAGGAATTCGTCACGTCGGTATACAGACTGCTATTGATCTTGTTAAAAGCTTTGGTTCGCTTGAGTCCTTAGCCAAGGCCCAGCTCGAGGAGCTGCTCTCAGTTGACGGCGTGGGCGAGGTTGTGGCTGAAAGCATCACTGCCTGGTTTGCAGACGAAGATAATCTTGCGCTGCTAAACAAGTTCAATTCATTAGAAGTTGTGCCACACTACGAAGCGAAATCTGGCAAATTTGCAAACATGAGTTTTGCAGTCACGGGTACG
- a CDS encoding D-alanyl-D-alanine carboxypeptidase, with protein MRLVQPPRKTSEFYSVNKQPRRRLKKRIFFTLAILGLFIGVQLMRPLPEAAVAFELPAVPAPQPVSLLWPDSLRAAVGAGGFGVLATSGTTEPLATASIAKVITALCVLEKSPLQLHESGPLIAITSRDVALYNDQIQQNGSRLPVQEGMQLSEYQALQALMIPSANNIADTLVIWAFGSNEAYSTYANSYLERHGLVQTQVGSDASGLDPSTVSTASDLAKLGLLARKNNVLMEIAGQRTAVFPFGDEYENYNRVLGRAGINGLKTGNNDQNPGALLFTADLAVAGKTLQLSGAVMGAESLSAAMEASVNLVGSVDENFEQTTFVQKNQKVGTVRTAWGSVATVTAKDNLSLLRWKNQSVEYRKSAKTSTALEPQTIGALVAHAGQQQASTPLVISSPAAGPSLLWKLTRLR; from the coding sequence ATGAGATTAGTCCAGCCTCCAAGAAAAACCTCGGAATTCTACAGTGTCAACAAACAGCCACGCCGTCGACTAAAAAAACGAATCTTTTTTACGCTCGCCATACTAGGTTTATTCATAGGCGTACAACTTATGCGCCCACTGCCAGAGGCAGCAGTTGCATTCGAGTTGCCGGCTGTACCGGCTCCTCAGCCGGTGTCGCTATTGTGGCCTGACTCGCTGCGAGCAGCCGTTGGCGCTGGGGGATTTGGGGTACTCGCTACTTCTGGAACGACCGAACCGCTTGCAACGGCGAGTATAGCCAAAGTCATCACTGCTCTGTGTGTACTCGAAAAGTCCCCGCTGCAGCTGCATGAATCAGGCCCGCTTATTGCGATTACTAGCCGAGACGTTGCATTATACAACGACCAGATTCAGCAAAACGGGTCTCGCTTGCCAGTCCAAGAAGGCATGCAACTGAGCGAATATCAAGCACTTCAAGCTTTAATGATTCCATCTGCCAACAACATTGCCGACACATTGGTCATATGGGCTTTTGGGAGCAATGAGGCATATAGCACGTATGCCAATTCCTATCTTGAGAGGCATGGCTTGGTGCAAACACAAGTTGGCAGCGACGCCAGCGGTCTCGACCCGTCTACTGTTAGTACGGCGAGCGATCTGGCTAAACTTGGTCTGCTTGCTAGAAAAAACAATGTTCTGATGGAAATTGCCGGGCAACGAACCGCCGTTTTTCCGTTTGGGGACGAGTATGAAAACTACAATCGCGTTCTCGGAAGGGCTGGAATAAATGGTCTAAAAACTGGTAACAACGACCAAAATCCAGGTGCACTCCTTTTTACCGCTGACTTGGCTGTTGCCGGTAAGACGCTGCAGCTTTCTGGCGCTGTTATGGGTGCTGAAAGTCTGTCAGCGGCCATGGAAGCATCTGTAAACTTGGTAGGTAGTGTTGATGAAAATTTTGAACAAACAACATTCGTCCAAAAAAACCAAAAAGTTGGTACAGTACGTACGGCGTGGGGCAGTGTGGCAACTGTTACGGCAAAAGATAATTTATCGCTTCTGCGCTGGAAGAATCAATCGGTGGAGTACCGTAAAAGTGCAAAAACCTCGACTGCATTGGAGCCTCAAACCATTGGGGCTTTAGTCGCGCATGCTGGGCAGCAACAGGCAAGTACGCCACTCGTTATTTCCTCTCCTGCTGCTGGCCCAAGCCTATTGTGGAAACTGACACGGCTTCGGTAA
- a CDS encoding aminopeptidase P N-terminal domain-containing protein encodes MESYFTHNFFAGNRKRLYESMSQDGLCVVGAHGILQRSRDTTFPFAQDKNFWYLTGLDMPDAVLVMAGNREYLILPKRSREQDIFDGAFDLKHVAARSGLHELLDNTEGWRQLRADVKRYEVVSTLFSEPSYDRRHGVYVNPARNRLIGRLRRLQSGIALADIRPNLAELRMIKQPAEIAAVSQAVAITTRAIDAMRSSAVLAGFATEYEFEAALSQSFRAQGARGHAYDPIVASGSNATTLHYIANSAQLAAGQLIVVDVGAEVEEYAADITRTVACEQPTHRQQTVLAAVRDVQQYALTLLKPGVLLQEYEKKVGQKMATALVELGLISDATDTMSMRNYFPHATSHFLGLDVHDVGFYDRPLAAGVVLTCEPGIYIAEEGIGVRLEDDVLITESGHTNLSRDCSYDAYVI; translated from the coding sequence ATGGAATCATATTTCACGCACAATTTTTTTGCGGGTAATCGAAAACGCTTGTATGAATCCATGTCGCAAGATGGTCTGTGTGTTGTTGGTGCGCACGGCATCTTACAGCGCAGCCGTGACACGACGTTTCCTTTTGCTCAGGATAAGAACTTTTGGTACCTGACAGGCCTCGATATGCCCGATGCCGTTCTGGTTATGGCCGGCAACAGGGAATATCTGATACTTCCAAAGCGCAGCCGTGAACAGGACATTTTTGACGGCGCTTTTGACTTAAAGCACGTTGCCGCGCGGTCTGGCTTGCACGAACTGCTGGATAACACTGAGGGTTGGCGGCAGTTAAGGGCCGACGTAAAGCGCTATGAAGTTGTCTCGACACTGTTTTCTGAGCCCTCTTACGACCGACGCCATGGCGTATACGTAAACCCGGCACGAAACCGTTTGATTGGCCGCTTACGTCGGCTTCAGTCTGGAATCGCACTCGCAGACATACGTCCTAATCTGGCTGAACTGCGCATGATAAAACAGCCGGCTGAAATTGCTGCCGTCTCGCAGGCGGTCGCCATAACAACTCGTGCGATAGATGCTATGCGCAGCAGCGCTGTACTGGCTGGCTTCGCTACAGAGTATGAGTTTGAGGCAGCTCTGTCACAGTCGTTCCGTGCACAAGGCGCTAGGGGGCATGCCTATGACCCAATTGTAGCGAGCGGCTCAAACGCAACGACTCTTCACTATATTGCCAATAGCGCCCAGCTGGCAGCAGGACAGCTAATTGTCGTTGATGTTGGCGCAGAGGTTGAAGAGTACGCCGCCGATATTACACGCACAGTTGCCTGTGAGCAGCCGACTCATCGTCAACAGACAGTTCTGGCTGCTGTGCGGGATGTGCAACAGTATGCCTTGACCCTCTTAAAGCCTGGAGTACTGCTTCAGGAATACGAAAAAAAAGTTGGACAAAAAATGGCGACGGCTCTAGTAGAGCTAGGTTTAATTTCTGATGCAACAGACACCATGAGCATGCGGAACTATTTTCCACACGCCACGTCACATTTTCTTGGCCTTGATGTTCATGACGTCGGTTTTTACGACAGACCGCTTGCGGCCGGTGTGGTTCTCACGTGCGAGCCGGGCATCTACATCGCAGAGGAGGGCATTGGCGTACGCCTAGAGGACGACGTTTTGATAACCGAATCGGGACACACTAACCTGAGCCGTGATTGCTCGTATGACGCTTACGTTATATGA